One genomic window of Gossypium hirsutum isolate 1008001.06 chromosome D11, Gossypium_hirsutum_v2.1, whole genome shotgun sequence includes the following:
- the LOC107912625 gene encoding beta-adaptin-like protein A isoform X1 produces MKMKLTMERKKSLSSSVLKPAPPKASPRLRRLLVKSLLSRVYERIKAPLLTLVRSGSPEQYYAVLSHLHLLVMRAPYVFSSVYKHFYCQYNEPSYVKRLKLEMLTAVANESNSYEIVTELCEYAANVDIPIARESIRAVGKIALQQYDVNAIVDRLLQFLEMEKDYVTAEALVLVKDLLRKYPQWSHDCIAVVGNISSKNLQESKAKAALIWMLGEYSQDMQDAPYVLESLVENWDEEHSAENLSCEDKKRLLSQLIQLSAVSIMAFLTLVGPLMFSFMSFYWILDNFILLFIQFFLD; encoded by the exons ATGAAGATGAAGTTGACGATGGAAAGAAAAAAGTCACTATCTTCTTCGGTACTCAAACCGGCACCGCCGAAGGCTTCGCCAAG gTTGCGAAGGttgttggtgaaatccttactgAGCAGG GTGTATGAACGTATCAAAGCACCGTTGTTGACCCTTGTTAGGTCAGGAAGCCCAGAACAGTATTATGCAGTTTTAAGTCATCTACATCTCTTGGTTATGCGAGCACCTTATGTGTTCTCCTCAGTCTACAAACATTTCTACTGCCAGTATAATGAACCATCTTATGTCAAACGATTGAAGCTTGAAATGTTGACTGCAGTGGCAAATGAGAGCAATAGTTATGAGATAG TCACTGAGTTATGTGAGTATGCTGCAAATGTTGATATCCCAATTGCCCGAGAGTCAATCAGAGCCGTTGGCAAAATAGCACTACAGCAGTATGATGTTAATGCAATTGTTGATAgacttcttcaatttcttgaaatGGAGAAAGACTACGTGACTGCTGAAGCTCtg GTGCTTGTGAAAGATCTTCTTAGAAAATATCCTCAGTGGAGCCATGATTGCATTGCAGTGGTTGGGAACATAAGCAGCAAAAATTTACAGGAATCAAAAGCCAAGGCAGCTCTTATATGGATGTTGGGGGAATATTCTCAAGATATGCAAGATGCTCCTTATGTTTTGGAAAGTTTAGTTGAAAACTGGGATGAGGAGCATTCTGCTGAG AATCTCTCTTGTGAAGATAAAAAGAGGTTGTTGAGCCAGTTGATTCAACTTTCAGCTGTATCTATTATGGCATTTCTAACCCTTGTTGGGCCTCTGATGTTTTCATTCATGTCTTTCTACTGGATATTGgataactttattttattattcattcaatttttctTAGATTAA
- the LOC107912625 gene encoding beta-adaptin-like protein A isoform X2, with the protein MKMKLTMERKKSLSSSVLKPAPPKASPRLRRLLVKSLLSRVYERIKAPLLTLVRSGSPEQYYAVLSHLHLLVMRAPYVFSSVYKHFYCQYNEPSYVKRLKLEMLTAVANESNSYEIVTELCEYAANVDIPIARESIRAVGKIALQQYDVNAIVDRLLQFLEMEKDYVTAEALVLVKDLLRKYPQWSHDCIAVVGNISSKNLQESKAKAALIWMLGEYSQDMQDAPYVLESLVENWDEEHSAEDID; encoded by the exons ATGAAGATGAAGTTGACGATGGAAAGAAAAAAGTCACTATCTTCTTCGGTACTCAAACCGGCACCGCCGAAGGCTTCGCCAAG gTTGCGAAGGttgttggtgaaatccttactgAGCAGG GTGTATGAACGTATCAAAGCACCGTTGTTGACCCTTGTTAGGTCAGGAAGCCCAGAACAGTATTATGCAGTTTTAAGTCATCTACATCTCTTGGTTATGCGAGCACCTTATGTGTTCTCCTCAGTCTACAAACATTTCTACTGCCAGTATAATGAACCATCTTATGTCAAACGATTGAAGCTTGAAATGTTGACTGCAGTGGCAAATGAGAGCAATAGTTATGAGATAG TCACTGAGTTATGTGAGTATGCTGCAAATGTTGATATCCCAATTGCCCGAGAGTCAATCAGAGCCGTTGGCAAAATAGCACTACAGCAGTATGATGTTAATGCAATTGTTGATAgacttcttcaatttcttgaaatGGAGAAAGACTACGTGACTGCTGAAGCTCtg GTGCTTGTGAAAGATCTTCTTAGAAAATATCCTCAGTGGAGCCATGATTGCATTGCAGTGGTTGGGAACATAAGCAGCAAAAATTTACAGGAATCAAAAGCCAAGGCAGCTCTTATATGGATGTTGGGGGAATATTCTCAAGATATGCAAGATGCTCCTTATGTTTTGGAAAGTTTAGTTGAAAACTGGGATGAGGAGCATTCTGCTGAG GACATCGATTAG